A region of the Stieleria neptunia genome:
GGTTGCCAATAGTCGTGGACCAGAAAGCCTTCGGGCGCGTCTCGCCGAGATAGATGTTCGCATCACTCCCGCATCAGTTACCGACGCCAGCGGGTGCGAAGTTGTCCTGCTTGCGGTCCCGTGGACGAAAATCGAGGAAGTTCTCACTCCCGAGCAAGAGTGGAATGGCCGCATTCTCGTAGACGCAACCAACATCTTTCTGAGCTATTCCCCGGACTTCCGAATCGCCGACCTGAATGGTGATTCCGGTAGCGAGATTGGCGCCTTCCGCTCGCACTGTGAAAGCGTTCAACACGCTTCCCATTGAAAAGATGTTTGCACCAGTTGAATCAGGCCTATCGCGAATCCTGTTTCTGGCTGGAGATGACACGCCCGCGTTGGACACCATCCAAGGAATCATCACGGAACTTGGGCTGCATCCAATCCGGCTTGGTTCGCTATCTACTGCCGGGCGAATGATGGAGCTAAATGGGCCTCTAAGCGCTGTCGAGTTGTTTTCTCGCAAGGAAACAACAGAGAGATAGATCAAAAACCAATCTAGTGCTCCATCCACATTCGATATCCGGGTTGGGAATTAGAGTCGCTCGGCAGTATCAGCAAAGCGCGAGCAATCGCCACAGGATATTAATGCCTTTTGTGTCGCCCCTGTAAGGGCGACATTTTTCTTGAGTATTGCTTTACATGCAAACCAAAAGGAGGTTGCCATGTTGAAACTTAGAAAATCCGAAGAACGAGGCCATGTTGATCACGGGTGGCTGAATGCACGGCATACGTTCCCGTTTGCCAATTATCGAGATCCGAGACACAGGTGTTTTCGCAGCTTGCGAGTGATGAACGAGGATGTCGTCGCGCCTGGGAAAGGCTTTGGTACGCACCCGCATTGAGACATGGAAATCGTGACGTAT
Encoded here:
- a CDS encoding NADPH-dependent F420 reductase → MKPLTNNSFRPTINVIFASTKWECTPFGTTLAAKLVAVGHEVLVANSRGPESLRARLAEIDVRITPASVTDASGCEVVLLAVPWTKIEEVLTPEQEWNGRILVDATNIFLSYSPDFRIADLNGDSGSEIGAFRSHCESVQHASH